A stretch of Microbacterium sp. 4R-513 DNA encodes these proteins:
- a CDS encoding 5'-nucleotidase C-terminal domain-containing protein, with protein sequence MRVRSHPDHASAPRIRRLAVGALTTAVALGASVLVAPAAHAADTQIQILATNDFHGRILDEGAQAGAAKLAGAVKQLRAANPNTVFAAAGDLIGASTFESFIQHDKPTIDALNAAGLEVSAVGNHELDQGYNDLVNRVMAPYDAVTNPYGGAQWQYLAANLKMKATGDDAVPATWIKDFGDVEVGFVGAVTEELPSLVSPGGIADIDVKGIVSSVNTEAADLVANGADLVVMLVHEGAPSTDCATMDDSGKWADIINGISPDVDAIVSGHTHLQYNCSFPVAQWAAENRAVTDRPVVSAGQYGTNLNQLIYTVDAAGNVTAKSQNVLALAGYPADAGVASIVAAAKSQADVLGAQPLGQIAGAFNRAQLSSVDPKTGLPIENRGGESTLGNLVAEVQRWATEQPESGAAQIAFMNPGGLRADMTGTDPGNGSYPRTLTYKQAAVVQPFANTLVNLQLTGAQIKTVLEQQWQRTIYNGVPTRPFLRLGVSDGFEYTYSQQIVTEAQQDDPATPKDESLEPVVAPKGTITGMWLNDEPIDLAATYSVTVNSFLSTGGDNFRELAKGTAKRDTGKIDLAAMVDYMATFAATTPLPVDYAQHAVQVQFPADAPAQYELGSTVKFDVKSWSMSTAVDVKDQSVVVSLGDRVLGSFPLDNAIGTAPYDDYGMTSVSVTLPADAPVGATQLTLTGASTGTSIVVPLTTFDRADSTTVGWPNKIVTKANGAVQYTVRVWAEDGVVPTGEVSIYDGSTLITTVALTADDEGRVKVKLPKLSKGVHLLWASYSGSDTVKPSQAPKVPLLVL encoded by the coding sequence ATGCGAGTTCGGTCACACCCAGACCACGCTTCAGCACCACGCATCCGCAGACTTGCGGTCGGAGCACTCACCACGGCGGTCGCGCTCGGCGCGAGCGTCCTCGTCGCCCCCGCGGCCCACGCTGCGGACACCCAGATCCAGATCCTCGCGACCAACGACTTCCACGGTCGCATCCTCGACGAGGGTGCCCAGGCCGGTGCCGCGAAGCTCGCGGGAGCCGTGAAGCAGCTGCGCGCCGCCAACCCGAACACGGTGTTCGCCGCGGCCGGCGACCTGATCGGGGCATCGACCTTCGAGTCGTTCATCCAGCACGACAAGCCGACGATCGACGCGCTCAACGCGGCGGGCCTCGAAGTCTCGGCCGTGGGCAACCACGAGCTCGATCAGGGCTACAACGACCTCGTCAACCGCGTGATGGCCCCCTACGACGCCGTAACGAACCCCTACGGCGGGGCGCAGTGGCAGTACCTTGCCGCGAACCTCAAGATGAAGGCGACCGGCGACGACGCCGTCCCGGCCACCTGGATCAAGGACTTCGGCGATGTCGAGGTCGGCTTCGTCGGCGCGGTGACCGAGGAGCTTCCGTCGCTCGTGAGCCCCGGCGGCATCGCCGACATCGACGTCAAGGGCATCGTCAGCTCGGTGAACACCGAGGCGGCCGATCTCGTCGCCAACGGCGCCGACCTCGTCGTGATGCTCGTTCACGAGGGTGCTCCCTCGACGGACTGCGCGACGATGGATGACTCGGGCAAGTGGGCCGACATCATCAACGGCATCTCGCCCGACGTCGACGCGATCGTCTCCGGACACACGCACCTCCAGTACAACTGCTCGTTCCCGGTCGCGCAGTGGGCCGCGGAGAACCGAGCGGTCACGGACCGTCCCGTCGTGTCGGCCGGCCAGTACGGCACCAACCTCAACCAGCTGATCTACACGGTGGACGCAGCCGGCAATGTGACGGCCAAGTCCCAGAACGTGCTCGCCCTCGCCGGCTACCCCGCGGACGCGGGTGTCGCGTCGATCGTCGCCGCGGCCAAGTCGCAGGCGGACGTCCTCGGGGCGCAGCCGCTGGGGCAGATCGCCGGAGCGTTCAACCGCGCACAGCTGAGCTCGGTCGACCCCAAGACCGGACTTCCGATCGAGAACCGCGGTGGCGAGTCGACGCTGGGCAACCTCGTCGCCGAGGTGCAGCGCTGGGCCACCGAACAGCCGGAGTCCGGTGCCGCACAGATCGCCTTCATGAACCCGGGCGGTCTTCGCGCGGACATGACGGGCACCGATCCGGGGAACGGATCGTACCCGCGCACGCTGACGTACAAGCAGGCGGCTGTCGTCCAGCCGTTCGCCAACACGCTCGTGAACCTCCAGCTCACCGGTGCGCAGATCAAGACGGTGCTCGAGCAGCAGTGGCAGCGGACGATCTACAACGGCGTTCCCACGCGGCCGTTCCTGCGTCTCGGCGTCTCTGACGGCTTCGAGTACACCTATTCGCAGCAGATCGTGACCGAGGCGCAGCAGGACGACCCTGCGACGCCGAAGGACGAGTCGCTGGAGCCGGTCGTCGCGCCCAAGGGCACGATCACGGGCATGTGGCTGAACGACGAGCCGATCGATCTCGCGGCGACCTACTCGGTCACCGTGAACTCGTTCCTCTCGACGGGCGGCGACAACTTCCGCGAGCTCGCCAAGGGCACCGCCAAGCGCGACACGGGCAAGATCGATCTCGCCGCGATGGTGGACTACATGGCGACCTTCGCCGCGACGACGCCGCTCCCGGTGGACTACGCGCAGCACGCCGTGCAGGTGCAGTTCCCGGCCGACGCGCCCGCTCAGTACGAGCTCGGCTCGACGGTGAAGTTCGACGTCAAGTCGTGGTCGATGTCCACGGCCGTGGATGTGAAGGACCAGTCGGTCGTCGTCTCGCTCGGCGATCGAGTGCTCGGCAGCTTCCCGCTCGACAACGCGATCGGCACGGCGCCGTACGACGACTACGGCATGACGTCGGTGTCCGTGACGCTCCCGGCCGACGCTCCGGTCGGTGCGACGCAGCTGACGCTCACGGGTGCCAGCACGGGAACCTCGATCGTCGTGCCCCTCACGACGTTCGATCGTGCCGACTCCACGACGGTCGGCTGGCCGAACAAGATCGTCACGAAGGCGAACGGCGCGGTGCAGTACACGGTCCGTGTGTGGGCCGAGGACGGCGTCGTCCCGACCGGCGAGGTGTCGATCTACGACGGCTCGACGCTCATCACGACGGTCGCGCTCACCGCGGACGACGAGGGTCGCGTCAAGGTCAAGCTGCCCAAGCTCAGCAAGGGCGTGCACCTGCTGTGGGCGTCCTACAGCGGCAGCGACACCGTCAAGCCGTCGCAGGCGCCGAAGGTGCCGCTGCTCGTCCTCTGA
- a CDS encoding MarR family transcriptional regulator: MDPRDDLLKLENQLCFALVTAARNVVSVYRPVLEPLGLTHPQYLVMLALWEQSPRSLGQLAEELAMEPATLSPLVKRLEVQGRVARSRRPDDERVLDITLTEAGRALRAQALEVPPQIMARTGLTVDKLDLLRRSLTPFAGAVPEWDAAASVA; the protein is encoded by the coding sequence ATGGATCCCCGAGACGACCTGCTCAAGCTCGAGAATCAGCTCTGCTTCGCGCTCGTTACCGCCGCACGCAACGTGGTTTCGGTCTACCGGCCGGTGCTCGAGCCGCTCGGGCTGACACATCCTCAGTACCTCGTCATGCTCGCCCTGTGGGAGCAGTCCCCGCGCTCCCTGGGTCAGCTCGCCGAAGAGCTCGCGATGGAGCCCGCGACCCTCTCGCCCCTCGTCAAGCGCCTCGAGGTCCAGGGCCGCGTCGCCCGGTCCCGCCGGCCCGACGACGAGCGCGTGCTCGACATCACGCTCACCGAGGCCGGTCGAGCGCTGCGGGCGCAAGCGCTCGAGGTCCCGCCTCAGATCATGGCGCGCACGGGCCTCACCGTCGACAAGCTCGACCTTCTCCGCAGATCGCTCACCCCGTTCGCCGGCGCCGTTCCGGAATGGGATGCCGCGGCATCCGTCGCTTGA
- the uvrB gene encoding excinuclease ABC subunit UvrB yields the protein MQTTRSVRPFEVISEYAPSGDQPQAIAELAARINAGETDVVLLGATGTGKSATTAWLVEAVQRPTLVLAHNKTLAAQLANEFRDLMPNNAVEYFVSYYDYYQPEAYVPQTDTFIEKDSSINAEVERLRHSTTNSLLSRRDVIVVSTVSCIYGLGSPEEYLRAMVALQVGERYDRDALIRKFIAMQYNRNDVDFSRGNFRVRGDTIEIIPVYEEYAIRIEMFGDEIEALYMLHPLTGDVVQRMDSVPIFPATHYAAGTETVQRAIGTIEHELEERLKELEGQNKLLEAQRLRMRTTFDLEMLQQLGFCSGIENYSRHLDGRMPGEPPHTLLDFFPDDFLMVIDESHVTVPQIGAMYEGDASRKRTLVDHGFRLPSALDNRPLRWDEFKNRIGQTVYLSATPGRYEMGIADGVVEQIIRPTGLVDPQIIVKPSKGQIDDLLEEIRIRAERDERVLVTTLTKKMAEELTDFLGEHGVRVRYLHSDVDTLRRVELLTELRAGVYDVLVGINLLREGLDLPEVSLVAILDADKEGFLRSGTSLIQTIGRAARNVSGEVHMYADNMTDSMRNAIDETERRRDKQIAYNLANGIDPQPLRKRIADITEVLAREASDTDRMLRGKAAAKTKSGKGKSPTPQLRREGIAAEGAEQLESTIADLSDQMLAAAGELKFELAARLRDEVQDLKRELRAMERAGHA from the coding sequence GTGCAAACGACACGTTCCGTGCGCCCGTTCGAGGTCATCAGCGAGTACGCCCCCAGTGGTGACCAGCCGCAGGCGATCGCCGAGCTGGCGGCCCGCATCAATGCGGGCGAGACCGATGTCGTGCTGCTCGGTGCGACGGGAACCGGCAAGTCGGCGACCACGGCGTGGCTCGTCGAGGCCGTGCAGCGGCCGACGCTCGTGCTCGCGCACAACAAGACGCTCGCGGCGCAGCTCGCGAACGAGTTCCGCGACCTCATGCCCAACAATGCGGTCGAGTACTTCGTCAGCTACTACGACTACTACCAGCCCGAGGCGTACGTCCCGCAGACCGACACCTTCATCGAGAAGGACTCGTCGATCAACGCCGAGGTCGAGCGCCTCCGCCACTCGACGACGAACTCCCTGCTGAGCAGGCGCGATGTCATCGTCGTCAGCACCGTCTCGTGCATCTACGGCCTCGGTTCGCCCGAGGAGTACCTGCGTGCGATGGTGGCGCTCCAGGTGGGGGAGCGGTACGACCGCGACGCCCTCATCCGCAAGTTCATCGCGATGCAGTACAACCGCAATGACGTCGACTTCTCGCGCGGTAACTTCCGGGTGCGGGGCGACACGATCGAGATCATCCCGGTGTACGAGGAGTACGCGATCCGCATCGAGATGTTCGGCGACGAGATCGAGGCGCTGTACATGCTGCATCCCCTCACCGGCGACGTCGTGCAGCGGATGGACTCCGTGCCGATCTTCCCGGCGACGCACTATGCGGCGGGCACCGAGACCGTGCAGCGGGCCATCGGCACGATCGAGCACGAGCTCGAGGAGAGGCTGAAGGAGCTCGAGGGCCAGAACAAGCTGCTCGAGGCCCAGCGCCTGCGCATGCGCACGACCTTCGATCTCGAGATGCTGCAGCAGCTCGGCTTCTGCTCGGGGATCGAGAACTACTCGCGGCACCTCGACGGGCGCATGCCGGGCGAGCCCCCGCACACGCTGCTCGACTTCTTCCCCGACGACTTCCTCATGGTCATCGACGAGTCGCACGTGACCGTTCCGCAGATCGGGGCGATGTACGAGGGGGATGCCTCGCGCAAGCGCACGCTCGTCGATCACGGGTTCCGCCTGCCCAGCGCCCTCGACAACCGGCCGCTGCGGTGGGACGAGTTCAAGAACCGCATCGGCCAGACGGTCTATCTTTCGGCCACGCCCGGCCGCTACGAGATGGGCATCGCCGACGGCGTGGTCGAGCAGATCATCCGCCCGACGGGCCTCGTCGACCCGCAGATCATCGTCAAGCCGTCGAAGGGCCAGATCGACGACCTGCTCGAAGAGATCCGGATTCGGGCCGAGCGCGACGAGCGCGTGCTCGTCACGACGCTGACGAAGAAGATGGCCGAAGAGCTCACCGACTTCCTCGGCGAGCACGGGGTGCGAGTCCGCTATCTGCACTCCGACGTCGACACGCTCCGGCGCGTCGAGCTGCTGACCGAGCTGCGCGCAGGCGTCTACGACGTGCTCGTGGGCATCAACCTCCTCCGCGAAGGCCTCGACCTCCCCGAGGTCTCGCTCGTCGCGATCCTCGATGCCGACAAGGAGGGGTTCCTGCGCTCCGGCACGTCGCTCATCCAGACGATCGGCCGAGCGGCGCGAAACGTGTCGGGCGAAGTGCACATGTACGCCGACAACATGACCGACTCGATGCGCAACGCCATCGACGAGACCGAGCGCCGGCGCGACAAGCAGATCGCCTACAACCTGGCGAACGGGATCGACCCGCAGCCCCTGCGCAAGCGGATCGCCGACATCACCGAGGTCCTGGCCCGCGAGGCATCCGACACCGACCGGATGCTGCGAGGCAAGGCGGCCGCCAAGACCAAGTCCGGCAAGGGCAAGTCGCCGACGCCGCAGCTGCGGCGGGAGGGCATCGCGGCCGAGGGCGCCGAGCAGCTCGAGTCGACGATCGCCGACCTCTCCGACCAGATGCTCGCCGCGGCGGGGGAGCTCAAGTTCGAGCTCGCCGCGCGCCTGCGTGACGAAGTGCAGGATCTCAAGAGGGAGCTTCGCGCGATGGAGCGCGCGGGGCACGCCTGA
- the coaE gene encoding dephospho-CoA kinase: protein MPLVALTGGIASGKSTIAARLAEHGAVVVDADQIVRDVQQPGSPVLADIAAEFGASMIRPDGSLDRAALGGRVFGDDAAVKRLNAIVHPAVRLESARRFAKAFADDADGVVVYDVPLLVEARVDDPWELIIVAHAPADVRQRRLVELRGMSETDAAARIGSQVPDEARLAVADVVIDTAGSIDETLGQTDDVWERLPKLIAERRERRPG, encoded by the coding sequence ATGCCTCTCGTAGCGCTCACCGGCGGCATCGCCTCGGGCAAGTCCACGATCGCCGCCCGCCTCGCCGAGCACGGGGCGGTCGTGGTCGACGCCGACCAGATCGTGCGCGACGTGCAGCAGCCGGGATCGCCCGTGCTCGCCGACATCGCGGCCGAGTTCGGGGCATCGATGATCAGGCCGGACGGGTCGCTCGACCGCGCCGCCCTCGGGGGACGGGTGTTCGGCGACGACGCGGCCGTAAAGCGCCTCAACGCGATCGTCCATCCCGCCGTGCGCCTGGAGTCGGCCCGCAGGTTCGCCAAGGCCTTCGCGGACGACGCCGATGGCGTCGTCGTGTATGACGTGCCGCTTCTCGTCGAGGCGCGCGTCGACGATCCGTGGGAGCTCATCATCGTGGCGCACGCTCCCGCCGACGTGCGGCAGCGCCGGCTCGTCGAGCTGCGGGGGATGTCCGAGACGGATGCCGCGGCCCGCATCGGATCGCAGGTGCCGGACGAGGCCCGGCTCGCCGTCGCGGACGTCGTGATCGACACAGCCGGATCGATCGACGAGACGCTGGGCCAGACCGACGACGTGTGGGAGCGCCTTCCGAAGCTCATCGCGGAGCGCCGCGAGCGCCGACCCGGGTGA
- a CDS encoding GIY-YIG nuclease family protein, whose amino-acid sequence MPEEPRRCLAAGTGCRGPVPDDAPLALCELHLAAAADWVAAAHGVTDVLPAPCRLCGSRLGIHYPSGWICATCEWRYGDLVDGDLAPPRIDVVYYLRYADRIKIGTTSNPRQRFAAIWHDDVLAMERGDRRLEQHRHAQFAEERFGRTEWFAHSDLLRAHIDTVRGDVEPWDRYARWMSEAIALHG is encoded by the coding sequence GTGCCTGAGGAACCGCGTCGCTGCCTGGCAGCCGGGACCGGATGCCGCGGTCCGGTGCCCGACGACGCGCCTCTCGCGCTGTGCGAACTTCATCTCGCCGCCGCGGCCGACTGGGTGGCGGCCGCCCACGGCGTCACGGATGTCCTGCCCGCGCCGTGCCGCCTCTGCGGGTCGCGGCTCGGCATCCACTACCCGTCCGGCTGGATCTGCGCGACGTGCGAGTGGCGGTACGGCGATCTCGTCGACGGCGACCTCGCCCCGCCCCGCATCGATGTCGTGTACTACCTGCGGTACGCCGATCGCATCAAGATCGGCACTACGTCGAATCCGCGCCAGCGGTTCGCGGCGATCTGGCACGACGACGTTCTCGCGATGGAGCGAGGCGACAGACGGCTCGAGCAGCACCGGCACGCCCAGTTCGCCGAGGAGCGATTCGGGAGGACCGAGTGGTTCGCCCACTCCGATCTGCTGCGCGCCCATATCGACACCGTGCGCGGCGATGTGGAGCCGTGGGACCGCTACGCCCGGTGGATGAGCGAAGCGATCGCTCTGCACGGGTGA
- a CDS encoding ABC transporter permease subunit, protein MSSPEAVRAPAKTAPSTVPPVDVASRGSGLPGLLGSEAATLFRRWRTWAMLGALALVPVLLAVAVRIAGGADPGGGPPFLDQITDNGVFVGLAALTVAIPLFLPLTISVVSGDAIAGEASLGTLRYLLVAPSGRSALLVVKYVVAAVFCVAATFTVVAIGVLVGGLLFGAGPVTLLSGAQVSLGEGLLRCLAVVAYVSVSMLGLSAIGVLLSTLTTVPVGAMAATAILAVAAQIVGQIPQLSAIHPFLFTDKWLDFGDLLRSPISWDSFAENAVLQAAWIVAAGALALWRFGTRDVLS, encoded by the coding sequence ATGTCGTCGCCTGAGGCCGTTCGCGCCCCGGCGAAGACCGCGCCCTCGACGGTGCCTCCGGTGGACGTCGCCTCGCGGGGGAGCGGCCTCCCCGGGCTCCTCGGGAGCGAAGCGGCGACCCTCTTCCGCCGCTGGCGCACGTGGGCCATGCTGGGCGCGCTCGCGCTGGTCCCGGTGCTCCTCGCCGTGGCCGTGCGCATCGCCGGAGGTGCTGACCCCGGCGGCGGGCCGCCCTTCCTCGACCAGATCACCGACAACGGGGTCTTCGTGGGGCTTGCCGCTCTGACGGTCGCCATCCCGCTCTTCCTTCCCCTCACGATCAGCGTGGTCTCCGGCGATGCGATCGCCGGGGAGGCGAGCCTCGGCACGCTGCGCTACCTGCTCGTCGCGCCGTCGGGGCGGAGCGCCCTGCTCGTCGTCAAGTACGTCGTCGCGGCCGTCTTCTGCGTCGCGGCGACGTTCACGGTCGTCGCGATCGGCGTGCTCGTGGGGGGCCTCCTCTTCGGAGCCGGTCCCGTGACGCTCCTGTCAGGAGCCCAGGTGAGCCTCGGCGAGGGACTCCTGCGCTGCCTCGCCGTGGTGGCGTACGTGTCGGTGTCGATGCTGGGGCTGTCCGCGATCGGGGTGCTGCTGTCGACCCTGACGACCGTCCCGGTCGGAGCGATGGCCGCCACCGCGATCCTCGCGGTCGCGGCGCAGATCGTCGGCCAGATCCCGCAGCTCTCGGCGATCCATCCGTTCCTGTTCACGGACAAGTGGCTCGACTTCGGAGACCTCCTGCGATCACCGATCTCGTGGGACTCGTTCGCGGAGAACGCCGTACTTCAGGCGGCATGGATCGTCGCGGCCGGCGCCCTCGCTCTGTGGCGCTTCGGCACCCGCGACGTGCTGTCGTGA
- a CDS encoding ABC transporter ATP-binding protein, translating into MTDLAIQTSGLTKRFGAQTAVDAVELDVPHGAVFGFLGPNGSGKTTTIRMLLGLVRPTAGEAHVLGGRVPDALQTVLPRVGALVEGPAFAPFLTGRQNLRRYDATARHAASATRRRRVDQALERVGLAAAADKKVHAYSLGMKQRLGIANALLMPRELLVLDEPTNGLDPQGTREVRGLIRSLAAEGSTVFVSSHLLAEVEQVCTHVGVMSAGRLVASGTLDDLRRGSGAARVELQTPDLDAARRVLAEAGIQATDAAAFTLAGTLGAGAPQPEELVAALVAAGVRVRGFAVQQTSLEDRFVELTGQGFDVVA; encoded by the coding sequence GTGACCGACCTCGCCATTCAGACGTCTGGCCTGACCAAGCGATTCGGCGCTCAGACGGCGGTCGACGCCGTCGAGCTGGATGTGCCGCACGGCGCCGTCTTCGGATTCCTGGGCCCGAATGGGTCGGGCAAGACCACCACGATCCGGATGCTGCTCGGACTCGTGCGGCCGACGGCCGGCGAGGCGCACGTGCTGGGAGGTCGCGTACCCGACGCACTGCAGACGGTCCTTCCGCGCGTCGGGGCGCTGGTCGAAGGGCCGGCGTTCGCGCCGTTCCTGACGGGTCGGCAGAATCTGCGCCGGTACGACGCCACGGCCCGGCACGCGGCATCCGCGACTCGTCGCCGGCGGGTCGATCAAGCCCTGGAGCGCGTGGGGCTCGCGGCAGCTGCCGACAAGAAGGTGCACGCCTACTCGCTCGGCATGAAGCAGCGCCTCGGCATCGCCAACGCCCTGCTGATGCCTCGGGAACTGCTCGTGCTCGACGAGCCGACGAACGGCCTCGACCCCCAGGGCACTCGCGAGGTGCGCGGCCTCATCCGCTCGCTTGCCGCCGAGGGCTCGACCGTCTTCGTCTCGAGCCATCTGCTCGCCGAAGTCGAGCAGGTCTGCACCCACGTCGGCGTCATGAGCGCCGGACGACTCGTCGCGTCGGGCACGCTCGACGACCTGCGGCGGGGGAGCGGGGCGGCGCGCGTCGAACTGCAGACCCCCGACCTCGACGCCGCGCGCCGCGTGCTCGCCGAGGCCGGCATACAGGCGACGGACGCCGCCGCCTTCACCCTCGCGGGGACGCTCGGCGCCGGCGCGCCCCAGCCCGAAGAGCTCGTGGCCGCGCTCGTTGCGGCGGGGGTTCGGGTGCGGGGATTCGCGGTGCAGCAGACGAGCCTCGAGGACCGGTTCGTCGAGCTCACCGGGCAGGGTTTCGATGTCGTCGCCTGA
- the rpsA gene encoding 30S ribosomal protein S1 — MTIATTAPATKQVAINDIGSAEDFLAAVEKTIKSFNDGDLIEGTVVKVDRDEVLLDVGFKTEGVIPSRELSIKHDVDPNEVVKVGDEVEALVLQKEDKEGRLILSKKRAQYERAWGDVEKIKENDGVVTGSVIEVVKGGLIVDIGLRGFLPASLIELRRVRDLTPYLGQEIEAKILELDKNRNNVVLSRRALLEQTQSESRTTFLNNLHKGQVRKGTVSSIVNFGAFVDLGGVDGLVHVSELSWKHIEHASEVVEVGQEVTVEILEVDLDRERVSLSLKATQEDPWQVFARTHAIGQIAPGKVTKLVPFGAFVRVADGIEGLVHISELSGKHVELAEQVVSVGEEVFVKIIDIDLERRRISLSLKQANESVDPNGTEFDPALYGMVTEYDERGEYKYPEGFDPESGAWLEGFDEQREKWEQEYAAAQGRWEAHKAAVAKAAEAEAANPTDSGSFGGSFSSESGPAGTLADDEALAALREKLSGR, encoded by the coding sequence ATGACTATCGCAACGACCGCCCCGGCCACCAAGCAGGTCGCCATCAACGACATCGGATCTGCTGAGGACTTCCTGGCCGCGGTCGAGAAGACCATCAAGTCCTTCAACGACGGAGACCTCATCGAAGGCACCGTCGTGAAGGTCGACCGCGACGAGGTCCTCCTCGACGTCGGGTTCAAGACCGAGGGCGTCATCCCCTCGCGCGAGCTCTCCATCAAGCACGACGTCGACCCGAACGAGGTCGTCAAGGTCGGCGACGAGGTCGAAGCCCTCGTTCTCCAGAAGGAGGACAAGGAAGGCCGCCTCATCCTCTCCAAGAAGCGCGCGCAGTACGAGCGCGCCTGGGGCGACGTCGAGAAGATCAAGGAGAACGACGGTGTCGTCACCGGCTCCGTGATCGAGGTCGTCAAGGGTGGCCTCATCGTCGACATCGGCCTCCGCGGCTTCCTCCCGGCCTCGCTCATCGAGCTGCGCCGCGTCCGCGACCTCACGCCGTACCTCGGCCAGGAGATCGAGGCGAAGATCCTCGAGCTCGACAAGAACCGCAACAACGTCGTCCTGTCGCGCCGCGCTCTGCTCGAGCAGACGCAGTCCGAGTCGCGCACCACGTTCCTCAACAACCTGCACAAGGGCCAGGTCCGCAAGGGCACCGTCTCGTCGATCGTCAACTTCGGTGCGTTCGTCGACCTCGGCGGCGTCGACGGTCTCGTGCACGTCTCCGAGCTCTCGTGGAAGCACATCGAGCACGCGTCCGAGGTCGTCGAGGTGGGCCAGGAGGTCACCGTCGAGATCCTCGAGGTCGACCTCGACCGCGAGCGCGTCTCGCTGTCGCTCAAGGCGACGCAGGAGGACCCGTGGCAGGTCTTCGCCCGCACGCACGCGATCGGTCAGATCGCTCCGGGCAAGGTCACCAAGCTGGTTCCGTTCGGTGCGTTCGTCCGCGTCGCCGACGGCATCGAGGGCCTCGTGCACATCTCGGAGCTCTCGGGCAAGCACGTCGAGCTCGCCGAGCAGGTCGTGTCGGTCGGCGAAGAGGTCTTCGTCAAGATCATCGACATCGACCTCGAGCGTCGCCGCATCTCGCTCTCGCTCAAGCAGGCGAACGAGTCGGTCGACCCCAACGGCACCGAGTTCGACCCGGCTCTCTACGGCATGGTCACCGAGTACGACGAGCGTGGCGAGTACAAGTACCCCGAGGGCTTCGACCCCGAGTCGGGTGCCTGGCTCGAGGGCTTCGACGAGCAGCGCGAGAAGTGGGAGCAGGAGTACGCCGCGGCCCAGGGTCGCTGGGAGGCCCACAAGGCCGCCGTCGCCAAGGCCGCCGAGGCCGAGGCTGCGAACCCGACGGACTCCGGTTCGTTCGGCGGCTCGTTCTCGAGCGAGTCCGGCCCCGCCGGCACGCTCGCGGACGACGAGGCTCTCGCGGCTCTTCGCGAGAAGCTCTCGGGTCGCTGA